From one Nocardioides sp. Kera G14 genomic stretch:
- a CDS encoding GntR family transcriptional regulator, giving the protein MIDRSSGVPLYRQIKTILRDEIVTEVTPVDRPMTEEDLIRRFGVSRAPIRQALKELSDEGYVYRERAKGTFPVHGAGRPVRRPDSLRLGGLLGFLRSEGLEPVSRVWDLDLVEPTAEQMERIGLRDDAKLLHFRRLIAVDGEPLAVGQIWLDAPAGFRPSVAELEESGSAFVLLEQQFGVVVARVEHEAWATAASSEAAELLALPEGSPVLEVESRFHTRAGRLVGWRANTHLPDQFKYRFSTNN; this is encoded by the coding sequence ATGATCGATCGCTCGTCGGGTGTCCCTCTCTATCGCCAGATCAAGACGATCCTGCGCGATGAGATCGTCACCGAGGTGACGCCCGTCGACCGACCGATGACGGAGGAGGACCTGATCCGCCGTTTCGGCGTCAGTCGTGCCCCCATCCGTCAGGCGCTCAAGGAGCTCTCCGACGAGGGCTACGTGTACCGGGAGCGTGCCAAGGGGACGTTCCCGGTCCACGGCGCAGGGCGGCCCGTACGTCGTCCCGACAGCCTTCGCCTGGGTGGACTGCTCGGCTTCCTCCGCAGCGAGGGCCTCGAGCCGGTCTCACGGGTCTGGGACCTCGACCTCGTCGAGCCGACGGCCGAGCAGATGGAGCGGATCGGGCTCCGCGACGACGCGAAGCTGCTGCACTTCCGACGGCTGATCGCCGTCGACGGCGAGCCGCTGGCCGTCGGTCAGATCTGGCTCGACGCCCCTGCCGGTTTCCGCCCCTCGGTCGCGGAGCTGGAGGAGAGCGGATCGGCCTTCGTGCTGCTCGAGCAGCAGTTCGGCGTCGTGGTCGCCCGAGTCGAGCACGAGGCCTGGGCCACTGCCGCCTCATCGGAGGCGGCAGAGCTCTTGGCCCTTCCGGAGGGGTCGCCCGTGCTGGAGGTCGAGTCGCGCTTCCACACCCGCGCGGGCCGCCTCGTCGGCTGGCGCGCGAACACCCACCTGCCCGACCAGTTCAAGTACCGGTTCAGTACCAACAACTGA
- a CDS encoding ABC transporter substrate-binding protein, which yields MTTSSPMRKRLIRGAAAGVAVLSVALTAACGGSDSGTAADGSKLTTITLATPFPDGTPGAIPNWLGEKLGYFKDEGLNVKVVSLAGQPAQAVGLVSAGKADLVNSVPDTIIVPSAKGQDLGLKWVFTPYQAPSTSIVVAEDSPIQSAKDLAGKKVSMSALGAPFETFARANVKADGADGDSIKPVAMPVAAAMAQLQNGAVDAIVANNSEIAVSAPAAGVKVRTLPLPTSVAQTFAAGFLVRDDASKAQMDAYGKYLKAYMEAAVFAQTNPEAAVRMNWEKYPASKPKNVSEDAALAQGKAALLATVSQFKKGTNGQWGYLAPERWDADIAYLGLTGKIADPSKLYDNSLLAAANDFDEAAVVKQAQEWKN from the coding sequence ATGACCACTTCCTCACCGATGCGGAAGCGACTGATCCGCGGCGCAGCAGCCGGTGTCGCCGTACTGTCCGTCGCGCTGACCGCAGCGTGCGGCGGTTCGGACTCGGGCACCGCTGCGGACGGCAGCAAGCTCACCACGATCACGCTGGCGACGCCGTTCCCCGACGGCACGCCCGGCGCGATCCCGAACTGGCTCGGCGAGAAGCTCGGCTACTTCAAGGACGAGGGCCTGAACGTCAAGGTCGTCTCCCTCGCCGGGCAGCCGGCGCAGGCGGTCGGCCTCGTCTCGGCCGGCAAGGCGGACCTGGTGAACTCGGTCCCCGACACGATCATCGTCCCGAGCGCGAAGGGCCAGGACCTCGGCCTGAAGTGGGTCTTCACGCCCTACCAGGCGCCGAGCACCAGCATCGTCGTCGCCGAGGACTCGCCCATCCAGTCGGCGAAGGACCTTGCCGGCAAGAAGGTCAGCATGAGCGCGCTCGGCGCGCCGTTCGAGACCTTCGCCCGCGCCAACGTGAAGGCCGACGGCGCGGACGGCGACTCGATCAAGCCGGTCGCCATGCCGGTCGCCGCCGCCATGGCGCAGCTCCAGAACGGTGCGGTCGACGCCATCGTGGCCAACAACTCCGAGATCGCCGTCTCGGCCCCGGCCGCCGGCGTCAAGGTGCGCACGCTCCCGCTTCCGACCTCGGTCGCCCAGACCTTCGCCGCCGGCTTCCTGGTCCGTGACGACGCGAGCAAGGCGCAGATGGACGCGTACGGCAAGTACCTCAAGGCCTACATGGAGGCCGCGGTCTTCGCGCAGACCAACCCCGAGGCAGCCGTCAGGATGAACTGGGAGAAGTACCCGGCCAGCAAGCCGAAGAACGTCTCCGAGGACGCCGCCCTGGCGCAGGGCAAGGCTGCCCTGCTCGCCACGGTCAGCCAGTTCAAGAAGGGCACCAACGGGCAGTGGGGGTACCTCGCTCCCGAGCGCTGGGACGCCGACATCGCCTACCTCGGTCTCACGGGGAAGATCGCCGACCCGTCGAAGCTCTACGACAACTCGCTGCTCGCCGCCGCGAACGACTTCGACGAGGCCGCAGTTGTGAAGCAGGCGCAGGAGTGGAAGAACTGA
- a CDS encoding ABC transporter permease codes for MALDVQQPEAPSAVASALVPTRRTSWRERLPELIGVPVFVALIIVAWWGYIELFDVRPVILPTPKAVWDALVDGLSTSPSDPAGYWYHARVTMVEILAGFGLGAVVGLLLALLLSQVRIVERIVNPVIVAFQSVPKIAFAPLFIIWFGFGSESKIMLVSLVTFFPVLVAGMAGFKSVEPERLDVMRSLGASTWQRFTKLVLPNSLPFLFTGLEISLVQAITATIVAEFLAGTAGLGVLTVQMQQVLDTASIFAVMVLLGVIGWLLVLVLVAIRKRLTFWSAESRRGGR; via the coding sequence ATGGCCCTCGACGTCCAGCAGCCGGAGGCGCCCAGCGCCGTGGCGAGCGCCCTCGTGCCCACGAGGCGGACGAGCTGGCGGGAACGCCTCCCCGAGCTCATCGGAGTGCCCGTCTTCGTCGCCCTCATCATCGTGGCGTGGTGGGGCTACATCGAGCTCTTCGACGTGCGCCCCGTCATCCTGCCGACACCGAAGGCGGTGTGGGACGCGCTGGTCGACGGGCTCAGCACCAGCCCGAGCGACCCTGCCGGCTACTGGTACCACGCCCGGGTCACGATGGTGGAGATCCTGGCCGGCTTCGGGCTCGGCGCCGTCGTCGGCCTGCTCCTCGCACTGCTCCTGTCGCAGGTGCGGATCGTCGAGCGGATCGTCAACCCGGTGATCGTCGCCTTCCAGTCGGTGCCGAAGATCGCGTTCGCACCGCTCTTCATCATCTGGTTCGGCTTCGGCTCGGAGTCGAAGATCATGCTGGTCTCGCTGGTGACCTTCTTCCCTGTGTTGGTGGCCGGCATGGCGGGCTTCAAGTCGGTCGAGCCCGAGCGGCTCGACGTGATGCGGTCGCTGGGCGCCTCGACCTGGCAGCGCTTCACCAAGCTCGTCCTGCCGAACTCGCTGCCGTTCCTCTTCACGGGGCTCGAGATCTCACTGGTGCAGGCGATCACCGCAACGATCGTCGCCGAGTTCCTCGCCGGTACCGCCGGCCTCGGTGTGCTCACCGTGCAGATGCAGCAGGTGCTCGACACCGCCAGCATCTTCGCCGTCATGGTCCTGCTCGGGGTCATCGGCTGGCTGCTCGTCCTCGTCCTCGTCGCGATCCGCAAGCGGCTGACCTTCTGGTCCGCCGAGAGCCGCCGCGGCGGCCGCTGA
- a CDS encoding ABC transporter ATP-binding protein, with amino-acid sequence MQLSVSDTGNGRRPSEAEAFIDIRGVSQVFSSKSGGEVRALQDVDLQIADGEFISVLGPSGCGKSTLMRILGGLATATGGEVRIDGRVSDGPSPLVGMVFQQPALFPWRTVLDNVVLPAEVLKLPRKPARQRALELLEIVGLGHAAGLYPYELSGGMQQRVSIARALLHDPKILLMDEPFGALDAQTRENMGLELLRVWEATGKTVVFVTHSVNEALFLADRVVVMAARPGRIAEIHDVDLPRPRDLSVMATTGFNEAADHLRRLLGAKTGD; translated from the coding sequence ATGCAGTTGTCGGTCAGCGACACAGGGAACGGACGGCGTCCGTCGGAGGCGGAGGCGTTCATCGACATCCGCGGGGTCAGCCAGGTGTTCAGCTCGAAGTCGGGCGGCGAGGTCCGCGCCCTGCAGGACGTGGACCTGCAGATCGCCGACGGCGAGTTCATCTCGGTGCTCGGACCCTCGGGGTGTGGGAAGAGCACGTTGATGCGGATCCTCGGAGGCCTGGCCACGGCCACGGGCGGCGAGGTGCGGATCGACGGCCGGGTCAGCGACGGCCCCAGCCCCCTCGTCGGGATGGTCTTCCAGCAGCCGGCGCTCTTCCCGTGGCGCACGGTGCTCGACAATGTCGTGCTGCCGGCCGAGGTGCTGAAGCTTCCCCGGAAGCCAGCCCGGCAGCGCGCCCTGGAGCTGCTCGAGATCGTCGGTCTCGGTCACGCGGCCGGCCTCTACCCCTATGAGCTCTCGGGCGGCATGCAGCAGCGCGTGAGCATCGCCCGCGCCCTGCTCCACGACCCCAAGATCCTGCTGATGGACGAGCCCTTCGGCGCTCTGGACGCCCAGACGCGGGAGAACATGGGCCTCGAACTGCTCCGCGTGTGGGAGGCCACGGGCAAGACCGTCGTCTTCGTGACCCACAGCGTGAACGAGGCCCTCTTCCTCGCCGACCGCGTCGTCGTCATGGCCGCGCGGCCCGGCCGCATCGCGGAGATCCACGACGTCGACCTGCCTCGACCCCGCGACCTCTCCGTGATGGCCACCACCGGCTTCAACGAGGCCGCCGACCACCTGCGCCGCCTGCTCGGCGCCAAGACGGGAGACTGA
- a CDS encoding carbon-nitrogen hydrolase family protein, with translation MTAPDPSAEAPDSVRVAAWQAVPGPLDVEGNLERLDAVAAEAAAQGASVLVTPEMFLTGYAIGADEVRRLALEPAALPIAEIARRHDIALLVGWPEDQDEAVYNSAAFLDRHGSMVAIHRKIHLWGDLDRAQFVPGTEAPATFPVEGRKLGALICYDVEFPEAVRHLAVQGAVAVLVPTANPQGADEVQDVLLRARAVESGVGIVYANYAGSDGQLSYNGRSTIVAPDGTIVAQASAEDEELLVADLPLGSKLGADYLRDRRAELYHP, from the coding sequence ATGACTGCGCCCGACCCTTCCGCCGAAGCACCCGACTCAGTCCGCGTCGCCGCCTGGCAGGCGGTGCCCGGCCCTCTCGACGTCGAGGGCAACCTCGAACGCCTCGACGCCGTGGCGGCCGAGGCCGCTGCCCAGGGCGCGTCCGTACTGGTCACGCCGGAGATGTTCCTGACCGGCTACGCCATCGGGGCCGACGAGGTGCGGCGCCTCGCCCTCGAGCCTGCCGCGTTGCCGATCGCCGAGATCGCCCGTCGCCACGACATCGCGCTGCTCGTCGGTTGGCCCGAGGATCAGGACGAGGCGGTCTACAACTCCGCGGCCTTCCTCGACCGCCACGGATCGATGGTCGCGATCCATCGCAAGATCCACCTGTGGGGCGACCTCGACCGGGCCCAGTTCGTCCCCGGCACGGAGGCTCCGGCGACCTTCCCGGTCGAGGGCCGGAAGCTCGGCGCACTGATCTGTTACGACGTGGAGTTCCCCGAGGCCGTCCGGCATCTCGCGGTGCAGGGGGCTGTCGCCGTACTCGTGCCGACGGCGAACCCACAGGGCGCCGACGAGGTGCAGGACGTCCTGCTGCGCGCCCGCGCCGTGGAGAGCGGCGTGGGGATCGTCTACGCCAACTACGCCGGCTCCGACGGCCAACTCAGTTACAACGGCCGCAGCACCATCGTGGCGCCCGACGGGACCATCGTCGCCCAGGCCTCGGCCGAGGACGAGGAGCTGCTGGTCGCCGATCTCCCGCTCGGCTCGAAGCTCGGCGCGGACTACCTCCGGGATCGCCGGGCCGAGCTCTACCACCCGTGA
- a CDS encoding FUSC family protein: MTSSPRLPLHRRLVQVGPHNNAHLIAARASVSLGVPLVVLSGIGHPEWSLYAAFGAFASLYGRERGGWQRTRLQLVIALTQTACVTLGALVGASSARAWWAVPIAAFIAGGAAWESARMGWHPPGALFQVFGFAAVASVPGHLSDVGTAAACSASAAAFALVVGAVGSLWRHDWIDPREPPIGGRAGGRIPYAVLSAVGVLVAGLVATGSGIGRPYWAMVAAAVPLAARDWNAQLTRGLQRLIGTALGLAAAVALLALDPRGLVLIVVVVCLQALAELLIGRNYALALIAVTPLALLMGNLAAPIPAHTLVTERGLETLTGVLIALVLGGVVTLARTRRMRQGMP; encoded by the coding sequence GTGACCTCGAGCCCTCGACTCCCCCTGCACAGGCGGCTCGTCCAGGTCGGGCCGCACAACAACGCCCACCTGATCGCGGCCCGAGCCTCGGTCTCCCTCGGAGTGCCGCTGGTCGTGCTCTCCGGGATCGGTCATCCGGAGTGGTCGCTCTATGCCGCGTTCGGTGCCTTCGCGTCCCTCTACGGCCGCGAGCGCGGAGGCTGGCAGCGCACCCGACTCCAGCTCGTCATCGCCCTCACCCAGACGGCCTGCGTGACGCTCGGCGCCCTCGTCGGCGCGAGCAGCGCGCGGGCATGGTGGGCGGTGCCGATCGCCGCGTTCATCGCCGGCGGCGCCGCATGGGAATCCGCGCGGATGGGGTGGCATCCGCCCGGAGCACTCTTCCAGGTCTTCGGCTTCGCCGCCGTCGCCTCCGTCCCGGGCCACCTCTCCGACGTCGGTACGGCGGCCGCCTGCTCGGCCTCCGCCGCGGCCTTCGCCCTTGTGGTCGGTGCCGTCGGATCGCTGTGGCGCCATGACTGGATCGACCCGCGGGAGCCTCCGATCGGGGGACGTGCCGGCGGCCGGATCCCCTACGCCGTCCTGTCCGCAGTCGGCGTGCTTGTCGCCGGACTGGTCGCGACCGGCAGCGGGATCGGCCGCCCCTACTGGGCGATGGTCGCCGCCGCGGTCCCCCTGGCCGCCCGTGACTGGAACGCCCAGCTGACCCGCGGGTTGCAGCGACTGATCGGCACGGCCCTCGGACTGGCCGCCGCTGTCGCGCTGCTCGCCCTGGACCCGCGCGGTCTCGTGCTCATCGTCGTGGTCGTGTGCCTCCAGGCGCTCGCCGAGCTGCTGATCGGACGGAACTACGCCCTGGCACTGATCGCGGTCACGCCACTCGCACTCCTGATGGGAAACCTGGCCGCACCTATCCCGGCGCACACGCTGGTCACCGAGCGTGGCCTCGAGACCCTCACCGGCGTGCTGATCGCCCTGGTGCTCGGAGGTGTCGTGACGCTGGCGCGGACGCGCCGGATGCGGCAGGGCATGCCCTAG
- a CDS encoding RDD family protein, whose amino-acid sequence MSYQSPGFPPVPPVLVPTYAYAGWWQRVGAYVIDQLVALLAGIPVLIGIVLLIAGSDATTHTDLDGTTVIDDASLNGLGVVGIIVIVLGVIFMIAFTIWNIVFRQGSSGASLGKSALGLLLVKEETGKPVGAGMSFLRQLCHILDSFCYIGYLWPIWDDKKQTFADKCVSSVVIQQRS is encoded by the coding sequence ATGAGCTACCAGTCCCCCGGCTTCCCGCCCGTCCCACCCGTCCTGGTGCCGACGTACGCCTATGCGGGCTGGTGGCAGCGCGTCGGTGCCTACGTGATCGACCAGCTCGTGGCGCTGCTCGCCGGCATCCCGGTGCTGATCGGGATCGTGCTGCTCATCGCGGGCAGCGACGCGACGACCCACACGGACCTCGACGGCACGACGGTCATCGACGACGCCTCCCTCAACGGCCTCGGCGTGGTCGGCATCATCGTGATCGTCCTCGGCGTGATCTTCATGATCGCCTTCACCATCTGGAACATCGTCTTCCGCCAGGGCAGCAGCGGCGCCTCGCTCGGCAAGAGTGCGCTCGGCCTGCTGCTGGTGAAGGAGGAGACCGGCAAGCCGGTCGGCGCGGGCATGTCGTTCCTGCGCCAGCTCTGCCACATCCTCGACAGCTTCTGCTACATCGGCTACCTGTGGCCGATCTGGGACGACAAGAAGCAGACGTTCGCCGACAAGTGCGTCTCGTCGGTGGTCATCCAGCAACGGTCATGA